A DNA window from Desulfatibacillum aliphaticivorans DSM 15576 contains the following coding sequences:
- a CDS encoding DUF721 domain-containing protein, with translation MAEKRKVKKIPEELSAILERILSATDNKLNPEIDKIFAVWSQCVDPDTAKNAQPESFKQGMLMVKVSSAPWSQQLEYEKRLIMERINALIGARLVTEIRFKTGSTRKKTSSKKARKNG, from the coding sequence ATCCCCGAAGAGTTGTCCGCAATCCTGGAACGCATCCTGAGCGCGACGGACAACAAGTTGAATCCTGAAATCGACAAGATCTTCGCCGTATGGAGCCAATGCGTGGACCCGGACACGGCCAAAAACGCCCAGCCCGAATCCTTCAAGCAGGGCATGCTCATGGTCAAGGTTTCCAGCGCCCCCTGGAGCCAGCAATTGGAGTACGAAAAGCGCTTGATCATGGAGAGGATCAACGCTCTCATTGGCGCCAGGCTGGTCACGGAAATCCGTTTCAAGACAGGATCCACCCGCAAGAAGACGTCTTCCAAAAAGGCCCGTAAAAATGGTTGA
- a CDS encoding tRNA1(Val) (adenine(37)-N6)-methyltransferase, translating into MVDENAPGRDNLTNDSILGGKIRIFQEKNGYRFSLDAVLLPHFVQCGKDSLIVDLGTGAGVIPLILTSLYPDIKVYGVEIQDSLAGLAERNVRENGLQDRISVIRHDLKKSPIQGLSKNIDYVVSNPPYRRLGSGRINPDSQKAAARHEILANLEDTAGAAARLLGKGGRFAVVYPATRTAELIHCLTKNSLEPKRMRAVHSNTLSPARLVLVEAVKGAGPQITVERPLFIYRDDDADAYTDEVQAMLYPS; encoded by the coding sequence ATGGTTGACGAAAACGCCCCGGGCCGGGACAATCTGACCAACGACTCCATCCTTGGCGGAAAAATCCGTATATTTCAGGAAAAAAACGGGTACCGGTTTTCTTTGGACGCCGTGCTTTTGCCTCATTTCGTCCAGTGCGGAAAAGATTCCTTAATCGTGGACCTGGGGACGGGCGCGGGAGTCATCCCCTTGATTCTGACAAGCCTTTATCCGGATATCAAAGTCTATGGGGTGGAAATCCAGGATTCCCTGGCCGGCCTTGCGGAACGCAATGTCCGGGAAAACGGCCTGCAAGACCGGATAAGCGTTATACGCCATGACTTGAAAAAATCGCCCATCCAGGGCCTTTCCAAAAATATTGATTATGTGGTGAGCAATCCGCCCTATCGCCGCCTGGGGTCAGGCAGGATCAATCCTGACTCCCAAAAAGCGGCGGCCAGGCACGAAATCCTGGCCAACCTGGAGGATACGGCGGGCGCCGCCGCCCGTTTGTTGGGCAAGGGGGGGCGGTTCGCCGTGGTTTATCCTGCGACCCGAACGGCCGAGTTAATCCATTGCCTGACGAAAAACAGCCTGGAGCCCAAGCGTATGCGGGCGGTGCATTCCAATACACTATCCCCGGCCCGTCTGGTGCTGGTGGAGGCGGTCAAAGGCGCCGGTCCTCAGATTACCGTGGAAAGGCCCTTGTTCATCTACCGGGATGACGACGCTGACGCCTACACGGACGAAGTCCAGGCCATGCTGTATCCGTCGTGA
- a CDS encoding nitrogenase component 1, translating to MKQANACLPPDSLTGAIMAMEGIRDAAVLLNGPTGCKFYHGAIVEGQLPRESSFDPLQFLEEFYFGQPRVPATYLDGDDYVFGASAKLERILPTVAAKGHSLIAVVNSPGAALIGDDLNRFIQAANLDIPCVAVESTGYSGTMEEGFQEAVIQTLRTLKPQQKKSLERTVNLLGISIFQKHWEGNIAELTRLLALCGVNVGAVVCAGSSFEEIMAMGNSQCNVMVHEELGGRIAEWCESRLGLPTMRPINGAPIGFDRTEEWVRGVCRAVGVSPQPAIEAIDQARIRGVTYIQRLNSLTGLPKGATFAVRAPVSIALPLTQWLHDYLGMAPAAVDLTDADSPLMPEMKEVLNRAGALDALGVTDFSGVDMVFADGASLAQIPNPEGMMTGVEIALPTMGYIDVVHKCLLGAQGTLHLIEWIVNALRDC from the coding sequence ATGAAACAAGCAAACGCCTGTCTGCCTCCTGACAGCCTGACCGGCGCCATTATGGCTATGGAAGGCATTCGCGACGCGGCCGTGCTGCTTAACGGCCCCACGGGCTGCAAATTCTATCACGGCGCCATTGTGGAAGGGCAATTGCCGCGGGAAAGCTCCTTCGACCCCTTGCAGTTTCTCGAAGAGTTTTATTTTGGACAGCCGCGGGTTCCAGCCACCTACCTGGACGGCGACGACTACGTGTTCGGCGCTTCGGCCAAGCTGGAACGCATCCTGCCGACCGTCGCCGCCAAAGGCCATTCATTGATTGCGGTGGTCAATTCCCCGGGCGCGGCCCTGATCGGGGACGATTTGAACCGGTTCATCCAGGCGGCCAACCTGGACATCCCTTGCGTCGCCGTGGAATCCACGGGGTATTCCGGAACCATGGAGGAAGGCTTCCAGGAAGCTGTCATCCAGACTTTACGGACCTTGAAGCCTCAGCAGAAAAAATCTTTGGAGCGCACCGTAAACCTTCTGGGGATTTCCATCTTCCAAAAGCATTGGGAAGGAAACATTGCGGAGCTGACCCGGCTTCTCGCCCTATGCGGTGTAAACGTTGGTGCGGTTGTGTGCGCGGGATCGAGCTTCGAGGAAATCATGGCGATGGGAAACTCGCAATGCAATGTGATGGTGCATGAGGAATTGGGAGGCCGCATTGCAGAGTGGTGCGAATCCCGTCTGGGCCTTCCGACCATGCGTCCCATAAACGGCGCCCCCATAGGGTTTGACCGGACCGAAGAATGGGTGCGGGGAGTCTGCCGGGCCGTAGGCGTCTCGCCGCAACCGGCCATTGAAGCCATAGACCAGGCCCGCATCCGCGGGGTGACCTACATCCAAAGGCTGAACTCCCTCACGGGGCTTCCCAAGGGCGCGACATTCGCGGTCAGAGCGCCGGTTTCCATTGCCCTGCCCCTCACCCAATGGCTGCACGATTATCTGGGAATGGCGCCTGCTGCGGTTGACCTGACCGACGCCGACTCCCCGCTCATGCCTGAAATGAAAGAGGTCCTGAACCGGGCCGGCGCCCTGGACGCTCTGGGCGTTACGGATTTTTCCGGCGTGGATATGGTTTTTGCGGACGGGGCTTCGCTGGCTCAAATTCCCAACCCGGAAGGCATGATGACAGGCGTTGAAATCGCCCTGCCTACCATGGGATATATAGACGTGGTGCACAAATGCCTTTTAGGCGCCCAGGGAACTCTGCACCTGATTGAATGGATTGTAAACGCCCTGAGGGATTGTTGA
- a CDS encoding SUMF1/EgtB/PvdO family nonheme iron enzyme has product MPDDFTILHISDLHIESSKAKTFDRSVVLDPLIKRVKEDAEEGLAPEIIAVTGDIAFKGVKEEYALAKDFFKELLDAVGLSYKSLYIVPGNHDVNRKKYRPGDIPRYDDMQKLDEELMHYRDDLLKGMREYFTFAGELCPHLEPVEMDLAPFANIHEIKNGGKVGLVGLNSAWMCRQLPEDQEDRFQIAVGRYQMEQAMKALEEKGPADANICLFHHPLSWLWSRDSRLCINRLNQFFVLSGHLHEADGSFANTYDGQLFSFQAGAAYYSTQFPNRFQYITLDWGSKKVRLDFRKYVSERGIWSLDADTGDDGKKNFDVPFWEKDAPEPACPAHALEIPQSYLAWIKDKCVYVDADRLQADGDAVPIELMDIFIPLFCQTPKYITEKQGDEIERDETFDQRKMEPEFIADTLGKITKRYWAVEKLVSAMPHMLLEGQPGSGKTTLFKHAAYCMANEECPYPWFRDLCGRLPVLVFLTRLSTFLQKCDPAEPLSVQAILEHYFSHMEKVLDYSVIEQFSAAGKAVFLLDGLDEIPEASRKPVIEAFSNFSHTHPGIKLVWSGRPHGLRGEALNPFRRYHVQIEPLNWEQIQEFIQKWFAFVNLKASGMGARTAQDLIAGIRDHESISELTQSPLMLTAICLLYYNDKELPGQRAELYKKFVDNLLARRFDDPGPVMDFLSAFAWKMHEKHAKAEDQTFALNLLAQAFPALEKEAETKYRRRLEAEFHRIEPRCGLLKRDNGAYGFAHLTFQEFLCAHWLKANSLDYWKAIQPFLNDEWYKEAVELFIGLLSEDNRKWSHAIVKNILEGADREPFHKWRLAARALKDMHPKARTVDLTDLATEKMRKAIASRTLEPVPRADAGEILGRLGDRRDLEAFVRIPGGTYRFKDGQVELEEFEISQYPVANQWYKKFMKDRGYAERKYWTKQGRLWLNEEKEKQPRLWEDRQFNCPNQPVVGVCWYEAAAFCKWLTISRNDGFLYSLPTQQQWETAAAGREKREYPWGKWQDGFCNTSETEIAKTSAVGVFPQGATPEKIHDMAGNVWEWTRSRYDTREDFDGNETPVLRGGSWVGSQFNARCAGGGRDDPAGRGYGVGFRCVRTKK; this is encoded by the coding sequence ATGCCCGACGATTTCACCATTCTTCATATTTCCGACTTGCATATTGAAAGCAGCAAAGCCAAGACCTTTGACCGCTCCGTGGTTCTCGATCCCCTGATTAAAAGGGTGAAGGAGGATGCGGAAGAGGGCCTGGCGCCTGAGATCATCGCCGTGACGGGCGACATCGCCTTTAAGGGGGTAAAGGAAGAATACGCCCTGGCGAAAGATTTTTTCAAAGAATTGTTGGACGCCGTCGGCTTGTCTTACAAGAGCCTATACATCGTCCCCGGAAACCACGACGTCAACCGGAAGAAGTACCGCCCCGGCGACATTCCCCGATATGACGACATGCAAAAGTTGGACGAGGAGTTGATGCATTACCGGGATGATCTGTTAAAGGGCATGCGGGAATATTTTACCTTTGCCGGAGAGCTTTGCCCGCATCTGGAGCCTGTGGAAATGGATCTTGCTCCCTTTGCGAACATCCATGAAATCAAAAATGGCGGGAAGGTAGGCTTGGTCGGCCTGAATTCCGCCTGGATGTGCCGGCAACTGCCCGAGGATCAGGAGGACAGGTTCCAAATCGCCGTCGGCCGCTATCAAATGGAGCAGGCCATGAAAGCCTTGGAAGAAAAAGGCCCCGCGGACGCCAACATCTGCCTGTTCCATCATCCCTTGTCGTGGCTGTGGTCCAGGGACAGCCGGTTGTGCATCAACCGCCTGAACCAGTTTTTCGTCCTGAGCGGGCATTTGCATGAAGCGGACGGAAGCTTTGCCAATACCTATGACGGCCAGCTTTTCAGTTTTCAGGCTGGGGCCGCCTATTATTCCACTCAATTTCCCAACCGGTTTCAATACATCACCCTGGATTGGGGAAGCAAAAAAGTGCGCCTGGATTTCAGGAAGTACGTTTCGGAACGGGGAATATGGTCCCTGGACGCCGATACGGGCGATGACGGCAAAAAAAATTTTGACGTTCCTTTTTGGGAAAAGGACGCCCCCGAACCGGCCTGCCCGGCCCATGCACTGGAAATACCCCAATCTTATCTCGCCTGGATCAAAGATAAATGCGTTTATGTGGACGCGGACCGCCTGCAGGCGGACGGCGATGCCGTCCCCATCGAATTGATGGATATTTTTATCCCGCTATTCTGCCAGACTCCAAAATACATAACGGAAAAGCAGGGTGATGAAATAGAAAGAGATGAAACGTTTGATCAGCGCAAGATGGAACCGGAATTTATCGCGGATACACTTGGAAAAATTACAAAACGATATTGGGCAGTGGAAAAACTTGTTTCAGCTATGCCCCACATGCTTTTGGAAGGCCAGCCCGGTTCGGGCAAGACCACCCTGTTCAAGCACGCGGCCTATTGCATGGCCAATGAGGAGTGCCCCTATCCTTGGTTCCGGGACTTGTGCGGGCGGCTGCCCGTGCTTGTTTTTTTGACCCGATTGTCTACGTTCCTCCAAAAGTGCGACCCCGCAGAGCCTTTGTCCGTCCAAGCCATTCTGGAGCATTATTTTTCCCACATGGAAAAGGTCCTGGATTATTCGGTCATCGAACAATTCTCGGCAGCGGGCAAGGCGGTCTTTCTTTTGGACGGATTGGACGAAATTCCGGAAGCATCCCGCAAACCGGTTATAGAGGCGTTCAGCAACTTTTCCCATACCCATCCGGGGATCAAACTGGTCTGGTCCGGCCGCCCTCACGGTTTAAGGGGCGAGGCCCTCAATCCGTTTCGGCGGTATCATGTTCAAATAGAACCTTTGAATTGGGAGCAAATTCAGGAGTTCATCCAGAAGTGGTTCGCCTTTGTCAATCTAAAGGCCTCGGGCATGGGGGCGCGCACGGCCCAGGACCTTATTGCAGGCATCCGGGATCATGAATCCATTTCGGAGCTCACCCAAAGCCCGTTAATGCTCACGGCCATCTGCCTGCTGTATTATAATGACAAGGAGCTTCCCGGCCAACGGGCGGAACTCTATAAAAAATTCGTGGACAATCTACTGGCCCGCCGTTTTGATGATCCTGGGCCGGTCATGGACTTTTTAAGCGCCTTTGCCTGGAAGATGCATGAAAAGCATGCAAAAGCCGAGGATCAAACTTTTGCATTGAATTTGCTGGCCCAGGCGTTTCCAGCACTAGAGAAAGAAGCAGAAACAAAATACAGGCGGCGCCTGGAGGCGGAATTCCATCGCATCGAACCCCGCTGCGGCCTGCTGAAAAGGGATAACGGCGCCTATGGATTCGCCCACCTGACCTTTCAGGAGTTTTTATGCGCCCATTGGTTGAAAGCCAATAGCCTGGATTATTGGAAGGCGATCCAGCCTTTCCTGAATGACGAGTGGTACAAGGAAGCCGTGGAATTGTTCATCGGCCTCTTGAGCGAAGACAACCGGAAGTGGTCCCACGCCATTGTAAAGAATATTCTGGAAGGCGCGGACCGGGAGCCTTTTCATAAGTGGCGACTGGCGGCCAGGGCCTTGAAGGACATGCACCCCAAAGCCCGGACCGTTGATCTTACGGACCTTGCAACGGAAAAAATGCGCAAAGCCATTGCATCCCGTACCCTGGAGCCTGTTCCCAGAGCCGACGCCGGGGAAATCCTGGGCCGCCTGGGGGACAGGAGGGACTTGGAGGCCTTTGTCAGAATTCCAGGCGGGACGTACCGTTTTAAAGACGGTCAAGTGGAATTGGAGGAATTTGAAATATCCCAATATCCGGTTGCAAACCAATGGTACAAAAAGTTCATGAAGGACAGAGGATATGCTGAACGCAAATATTGGACAAAGCAGGGCCGGTTGTGGCTGAACGAAGAAAAAGAAAAGCAGCCCCGACTTTGGGAGGACAGGCAGTTCAATTGCCCCAACCAGCCCGTGGTTGGGGTTTGCTGGTATGAGGCGGCCGCTTTTTGCAAATGGCTGACAATATCCCGAAACGACGGATTCCTCTACTCCCTGCCCACGCAACAGCAGTGGGAGACGGCCGCCGCAGGCAGGGAAAAGAGGGAATACCCCTGGGGGAAATGGCAGGACGGTTTCTGCAATACCAGTGAAACAGAAATAGCAAAAACCTCGGCCGTAGGCGTCTTTCCCCAAGGCGCAACGCCTGAAAAAATCCACGACATGGCGGGCAATGTGTGGGAGTGGACTCGAAGCCGGTATGATACAAGGGAAGACTTTGATGGAAATGAAACGCCTGTGCTGCGCGGCGGCTCCTGGGTCGGCAGTCAGTTCAATGCCCGTTGCGCGGGCGGCGGCAGGGACGATCCGGCGGGCAGGGGATACGGTGTCGGGTTTCGTTGCGTCAGGACCAAAAAATAA
- a CDS encoding nitrogenase component 1: MRIAVYGKGGIGKSTLSANLAAALAQDDKRVLQIGCDPKQDSTRLLLGGTHPRPVLEYLRETRREEQQLADILHRGWKGVHCVEAGGPEPGVGCAGRGILSAFAILENLGCAWSDYDAIIYDVLGDVVCGGFSVPLRKGYAQTVLVATSEEFMSLYAANNILRGVCNMEQGEPRAVGLVVNRREREGDIEDVRRFAQAVGAPILAVIPRSRAFHDAESQAQTLAEACPESPEAEIIRNLAQAVFQAKPCLPRPLEDSALEKLLLGRNSKPAAFSGTDKASQNLLTPLTPGHASSQNRQGASRFLSKSLLAREPLHGCAFTGAVNTLTQIRDAVTLAHGPKSCSHIAASTMLSSGMASLRSRGVRIPEQLNPVLIGTEMSDDAMIHGGMDAFRAGLGKALAMEPEAIFVTTTCPAGVIGDDVDQALPAKDASTPQILRVTTDGDIEGDYLQGVINACLEGAGGLIDPKIQPDENCVNIVAEKNIALNAESNFREMERLLSMLGLRVNCRFVRQCSVRQLRELLRAPLQLPAYLDHLGRVLQDFLTGKFGCTFTQNPFPSGFHETERWLREIADFFDRGSLAEQAFDALRGEYLQAIDDLRPHLAGKRLMLVTYIHDVDWILETAFDLDMEVVKVGILNYTQDNRYRTRYKDRLTVDVGYDPQRRADDIMKLKPDLFLGNYQPSGLPETTHYDTVPLCPNTGHLGGLALAQRWRRLINAPLQEGWRKDEARLMRAEGVNQGGAL; encoded by the coding sequence ATGCGAATAGCAGTATACGGCAAGGGAGGGATTGGAAAATCCACCTTGAGCGCGAACCTGGCGGCGGCGCTGGCCCAGGATGACAAGCGGGTGCTGCAGATCGGGTGCGACCCCAAACAGGATTCCACCAGGCTGCTGTTGGGCGGAACCCATCCAAGGCCTGTGCTGGAGTATCTGCGGGAGACGCGGCGGGAAGAGCAGCAATTGGCCGACATTCTCCATAGGGGCTGGAAAGGCGTCCACTGCGTGGAAGCGGGCGGCCCGGAGCCGGGCGTGGGCTGCGCCGGCCGCGGCATCCTGAGCGCCTTTGCCATCCTGGAAAACCTGGGCTGCGCCTGGAGCGACTACGACGCCATCATCTACGACGTATTGGGCGACGTGGTGTGCGGAGGGTTTTCCGTGCCCTTGCGCAAAGGCTACGCCCAAACCGTGCTTGTGGCAACCTCCGAGGAATTCATGTCCCTTTACGCCGCCAACAACATCCTCCGGGGCGTTTGCAACATGGAGCAAGGCGAGCCCCGGGCCGTGGGACTGGTGGTAAACCGCCGGGAGCGGGAGGGGGACATCGAGGACGTGCGCCGCTTCGCCCAAGCCGTAGGAGCGCCTATTCTTGCGGTGATTCCCCGCAGCCGGGCTTTTCATGACGCGGAAAGCCAGGCGCAAACCCTGGCGGAAGCCTGTCCCGAAAGTCCGGAAGCCGAAATCATCCGCAATCTTGCACAGGCTGTGTTTCAGGCGAAACCCTGCCTGCCCCGGCCTTTGGAGGACAGCGCCCTGGAGAAACTGCTGCTGGGGCGGAATTCCAAGCCCGCCGCTTTTTCCGGAACGGATAAAGCCTCGCAAAACCTATTAACGCCTTTGACGCCAGGGCACGCCTCCTCGCAGAATCGCCAGGGCGCTTCCCGGTTTTTATCCAAAAGCCTGCTGGCCCGGGAGCCTTTGCACGGCTGCGCCTTTACCGGCGCCGTAAACACGCTCACGCAAATTCGCGACGCCGTGACCCTGGCTCACGGCCCCAAAAGCTGCAGCCATATTGCGGCCAGCACTATGCTATCCAGCGGCATGGCCTCGTTACGCAGCCGGGGCGTACGGATCCCCGAACAATTGAATCCGGTTTTGATCGGCACGGAAATGTCCGACGACGCCATGATTCACGGGGGCATGGACGCTTTTCGCGCCGGTCTGGGCAAAGCCCTGGCCATGGAGCCGGAAGCGATTTTCGTCACGACCACGTGCCCGGCGGGAGTGATCGGCGACGACGTGGACCAGGCATTGCCCGCCAAGGATGCATCAACGCCCCAGATCCTGCGAGTAACCACGGACGGCGACATTGAGGGCGACTATCTGCAGGGCGTTATCAACGCCTGTCTGGAAGGCGCGGGCGGGCTTATCGATCCGAAAATTCAGCCCGACGAAAATTGCGTGAATATTGTGGCGGAGAAAAACATCGCCCTGAACGCCGAGTCCAATTTTCGGGAAATGGAACGCCTGCTGTCCATGCTGGGATTGCGGGTGAACTGCCGGTTTGTACGCCAATGTTCGGTGCGGCAATTGCGGGAATTGCTTCGGGCGCCGCTCCAGCTTCCCGCTTACCTCGACCACCTGGGGCGCGTGCTCCAGGATTTTCTCACAGGCAAGTTCGGCTGCACATTCACACAAAATCCCTTTCCCTCCGGCTTTCACGAGACGGAGCGGTGGCTGCGGGAAATCGCCGATTTTTTCGACCGGGGAAGCCTTGCCGAGCAGGCCTTTGACGCCTTGCGCGGGGAATACCTCCAGGCCATCGACGATTTGCGTCCGCACCTGGCGGGAAAACGCCTGATGCTGGTGACGTATATTCACGACGTGGACTGGATTCTGGAAACGGCTTTTGACCTGGACATGGAAGTCGTCAAGGTGGGCATCCTGAACTACACCCAGGACAACCGCTATCGCACGCGCTATAAGGATCGGCTGACGGTTGATGTGGGATACGATCCCCAAAGGCGGGCCGATGACATCATGAAACTGAAGCCGGACTTGTTTTTAGGCAACTACCAGCCCTCCGGGCTGCCGGAGACCACCCATTATGATACGGTCCCCCTATGCCCTAACACGGGCCATTTGGGAGGCCTGGCCCTGGCCCAGCGCTGGCGGCGATTGATTAATGCTCCGTTGCAGGAGGGCTGGCGCAAGGACGAAGCCAGGCTTATGAGGGCTGAAGGAGTGAATCAGGGAGGCGCCTTATGA